The genomic DNA GTCCTGAAGGAGAATGTCCAGGGCCTGGATGGAGATGCGGATCTCGAGAAACGAGTAGAGCATGGAGATTATCAGGAACAGAAGGCTCGCGCCGAACAGGATTTGCCCTGCGAGCATTAATTCCTGGAAAATGCAGACCATGGCGAAGATACAGGCGAGCATGGACAGGACGCCGTAGACCTGCATGTGGCGGATCATGCGTACCCGCGTCCGCAGATTGTCGATCTGGGCCAGGATGGATTTGTCCGGTGAACGCCGGTATTCGTCGTGAAGGGTGCGGATGCGGGCCGCCAGCGAGAGGAAGCGGTTGGTGAAGGCGAGCATGAACAGGGAGATTGCGGGGAAGAGCAGGGCCGGAGTGGTGACGGTCATCTGCATGGGAGCCTCGTACAGCGTCCCGGCTGTGCGGCCGAGCGCGTTTGGATAGCGGTTTCGGGGGACCGTCCGGCTTTCGTGGCGGAAGTCCGGACGATCGAATGCTAGCCGATCGGATGGCGGAAGTAAATCGGTGCGGGCCGGGCCGAGGCTGCCCGTAAAAAAGGCCGGACGCGCTCGCGCCCGGCCTTTGCCGTTGTTTTGGTCCGTCCGTCTACCCCTGCGGCCTGGAGATGCCGACGGTGACGGTTTTTGCCTGGTGGCGGATGGTGTCGATGGGGCGGGTCATTTCCTCGATGGCCTTGTTGAGGACCGTAAGGATGTCGGCCAGGCGCGCTTCGGTGGCGCAGATGGCCTCGGACTGGTTGACCAGCCAGAGCATATAGTTTGCCAGGGACGAGGCCACGCGGGCGGGCAGGGCCGAATCCGTCGCCCCGGAGGCGATCCGCTCGTTGCATTTGTTCAGCGACACCAGGAGCTTGCCCCGGTCGAACCGGGCCGTGTCCTCAAGCATCTCCGCAATGAGGGCGCGGGCCTGGCGGAAGGGCTCGGCATGGGCGTCGATGGCCTTGGCCGCCGACACGCCCCACCAGTGGCCAGCCACGGTCTCCAGCACGAAATCCAGGCCGCCGCCCACGCGGGGCACCTTGATGGTCGCCTCGGCCACGGCGTCGAAACGGTCCTCGTCCTCGGCGCAGAACACGATGGGCGAACCGTTGTGCGCCTTGAAGATCGTGGTCTCCTTGACCGTGTCCGTGACCACCATTTCGGGCAGGTCGGAGGCCATGACCAGGGTCAGCGGCTCGGTGGACAGGTCGATGTGCTTCTTGTCCTCGGTGACGTCGCACGGGATGGATTTATAGCACAATTCCGAGAGCTTGATGCGCACTTCCTGGGCGGCCACGCAGTTGGAGCCGTTGCCGACCAGCGCCCAGTAGCGGTGCACGGGCGCGAACTTCCTCGCCACTTCGGCGATGGCCTCCTTGGTCTCCAGCACCCGGTCGATGCGGCCGGGCAAATTCTCCAGCGACTCGATCTCGCCGAGAATGGCGGGCCGGTCCAGGGTGCCGAGGATGTCGGCCAGCCACAGGGACAGCAGCTTGCCCGCCGCGATCTGGGAATAGAACGCCTTGGTCGAGGCAACTGCCATCTCCACGTCGCGGCCGTTGGAGGTGTAGATGTACGAGTCGGACTTCTGCACCAGCGGCGAGTTGCGCCGGTTGACGATGCAGTTGACCCACGCGCCCCGGTCGCGGCAAAGGTCCACCACCCGGTTGGTGTCCGTGGTGGTGCCCGACTGCGACACAGGGATCAGGAACGCGTCGTCCATGCGCTCTTCGCCCATGAATCCGATCAGCTCCGAGCCGGTGTACGGCTCGATGGATATGCCCGTGCCCGACAGGGTGCGCCGCAGGAGTTGGGCCACGGCCATGGCGGCCACGGCGGCCGTGCCCTGGCCCACGCAGATTATCCGGCGGATGGGATGCTCGGTGTCGCGGAACCGTTCCACCAGGGCCGGGCCGTGCCCGAATCCCTCGGGCAGGAATTCCACCCCGCCGTTCTTCTTGAGATATTTCCCGTGCAGGGTGTTGCGCACCGAGTCCGGGGCCTCGTGGATTTCCTTCTCGATGTAGTGGGTGAACTCGCCCCGGAAGATGTCCCTGGAGAAAATCTCGATCTTTTCCTCGGCCAGCTCGACGGGCTCGCCGTTGTCCAGGTACCGGGCCACGGGAATGGCGTCCTCGGGGTCGGTGTCTTTGAGGACCACGGATACGCCGCCCTGCCTGTGCACGGCCACGGGGAAGGAGGAGCGGGCGCGGGCGGCCATGCCGTAGGCCTCGCTCGCCACCAGCCAGCCGTCCCGGGTCCTGCCGATGTAGAAGGATTGGCCCGACCCCTTTTGGGCCAGGAACTGGGAGTCGAAATCATTGAGGTTCTGCATGACCACGGCCAGGGAGCCATCGCACCGCCTGAGCACGTTGCGGAACCGCTCCTCGGCGTCGCCCTTGTTCTCCACGCCCAGGTGGAAAAGCACGGGCAGGATCTTGGCGTCCGTGGAGATGGCGGGCGGAATGAGCGCACCCTTGGCCAGGACCGACTCCTCGACCAGGGTGCGGTAGTTGTCCACGTCGCCGTTGAGCACGAACATGGTCTTTTCCAGCCCGGTGGACATGTCGCCCTCGACCAGCCCGTCCACGGGGTGGCAGTTGGGCACGGAAATGATGCCGTTGGACGCCCAGCGGGTGTGGGCGATGATATTCAGGGTCTGCAACCCCTCGGACATGGTCCAGAGCAGGTCGTCGCGCCGGATGAAGTCGCGCAGGGCCGCGCCGTTGTCCCCGAGCTGGCCCACGAGCTGGGCCACCTTGTAGAGGAAGCGGCAGGCGGTCCGGCCGTCGGCGAGCTTGCGCACCAGCACCTGCCGGGTGTCGGCGTTGCCGATGGAGCAGCGGTCCGCCAGCTTCTGCTTCTGCTCGGCGGTCAGGGCCAGCTCCGGGTCCGCGCCCTCGGGCAGGATGAAGGCCAGGGCCACGCCCGCCGAGTCGCGGCCGCGCACTTCGAGCTTGTCGATGGACTGGAGGACCTGCTCGGCTCCCCAAGCCAGGAAATGCCGGTCGCGGGCGTCCGGTGCGTCGGCCAAGTCGCCGGGCATGAGCGACAGGGTGCGGTCCCTGTTGACCAGGACCTCCTGCTCGATCTGCCACAAATAGTCGTCCAGGGTCTCGCGCAACCCTTCGAGCTCGTCGGTGCGCGGTCCCTGCTCCAGCTTCACGGCAGCCGCGTTGCGCAGGTTCCGGAGGGTGTCCCGGATGGACGAAAGCGCCCGCAACGCCTCGGGATCGCTCACGAGCCGCATGTGCAGCCCAAAGGACATGAGGTCGTAGAACCGCTCCGCCAGCTCATCCAGCGGCTTGGCGGCGTCGAGAAGGTCCGGGGTTTCGCGGATTTCAGTGAAAGCTGCGTCGAGAGAGAAGAGCCAGTCGATGTCCGGCGTCTCCAACCATTTTTTATTGCTTAAGAAACTGGCGATACCACACATGGCGGTCGTGTACTCCTGGTGGATGGTTTCGGTGCAGGACGGCGGGGCGGCGCGGAAATGCATGGCGCGCCGGGCGTCTTGCATGGATTCGTTGAATTACTGCACATGCCTTGGCTTGGCAAGGGTGGGACGGGGTCGGTGGCGGGCCGGGAGCGGGGGAGGGGAGGAGTTGTGGGGGCGGGACATTTGAATGAAGAAAGTGATTAAAACAATCTTTTCAACATGTAATGAACATGTTACGGGTAAACCAAAATATGTTGGGAGGATCAGGGGAGTATGATGATCCAGGGGAAGCTTGCATGAAGTCAGGCGCGGCGCGTTGTGTGTGGACCCTGATTGTCCTGTGTCTGGCGCTTTCGGGCGCGACGGCGCGGGCTCAGGACACGGCGCGCTACGTTCTCGGCATGTCAGCGGCCTTCACCGGCTCCAGCGACGGCCTGGGGGTGGAGCTTTACCGGGGCTCCATGGCCTATTTCAACTATCTCAACGAGCACGGCGGCATCAACGGCAAGCCGGTCTCCATCCGCATCCTGGACGACGGCTATCAGCCCGGCCCGGCCATCGACAACACCATCGAGTTCCTGCGGGGGGAGGAACCGCTCTGCCTGTTCAATTACGTGGGCACCCCCACCGTGACCCGCATTTTGCCCCTTCTCAAGGGATATTCCGGGCGCAGGAAGCTGCTCTTCTTTCCTTTTTCCGGGGCTGAACCGCAACGCGAGTTGCCCTATGGCCGCTACGTGTTCAACCTTCGCGCCTCCTACCGCAGTGAGCTGGCCGGTCTGGTGGACCGGTTCCTGCGCCTCAATCGCAAGCGGTTGGCGGTTTTTTATCAGGCGGACGCCTTTGGACGAAGCGGCTGGGACGGCGCGCACAGGGCGCTCAAGTCGCGGGGGTTCAGTCTGGTGGGCGAGGCGACCTACCGGCGCGGGGCGCGTTTCGGGGAATCCATGAAGCGGCAGGTGGAGATTCTCATGCGTGCGAATCCGGATGCCATCCTGTCCATCGGTTCGTATGCGGCCTGTGCGGCCTTTATCCGGGACGCCCGCGACATGGGGCTTGAAGCGCCCATCGCCAACGTGTCCTTCGTGGGCAGCGAGAAACTCCTTCAACTGTTGCTCGATGCGGGGCGGATGCGGGGACGGGATTACACGACCAACCTGGTCAATTCCCAGGTGGTCCCGAGTTACGAGGATCTGAGTCTGCCCGCCGTGCGCGAGTATCGCGATCTCATGGACCGTTACGCCCCGGAGGCCCCGGAGCTGTCCGACCGGGATTATGCGCCCCTGCGCTACAGTTTCACCAGTTTCGAGGGGTTCCTCAACGCCAAGGCCATGGCCCGCATCCTGGAGGCGTACGACTCCGCGCCCGAGCAGGGGCTCGGGGCGGCGGCCGAGTCCATCCGCGAGGCGGATATAGGCATCGACGTGCCCATGCGCTTCGGCCCGGACCGGCACCAGGGCGTGGACAGCGTTTATTTCACCATTTTCCGTGACGGCAGGTTCGTGCCCATGGACGAGGGGCAGTGGCGGGCATGGCAACTTTGAGGGGCATGTCCCTGTTCAAGAAGACCGGGTTGGTCACGTTCTGCCTGTTCGGGATCATCTCGGGCCTGACCTCGGTTCTGGCCGCCTGGACCCTGTATGGAATGATGACCAAGGAGTACCTGAGCAAGGGCACGGCCATCGCCCAGTCCATTGCCGGGGCCAGCCAGGATGTTCTGCTCAACCGCGACGCGGCCACGATCCAGTCCATGATCGACCAATATCTCGATATCGAGGGCGTGGCCTACGTGTTCGTGGTGGACGCGGACGGGCTGGTGATTTCGCACACCTTCGTGCCCGAGTTTCCGGCGTTGCTGCGCGATGTCAAAGGCTTTCGGCACGAGATCGCCATAACCTCCCTGGAAATAGAGCCCTATGGGCGGGTTCTCGACGTCAGCGCGCCGGTTTTGGGGGGCATGGCCGGGCATGTGCACGTGGGGATGGGCAGGGAGTTGATCCTGGCGTATTTCTGGGGGGTGCTCCTCAAGATGCAGGGCCTGCTCTTCATCGTATTTTGGGTGTGCGTGGGCATTCTCTATCTGATGATGCGGCGAATTTCACGCCCTCTGGGGCAGCTCACCGATTACGCGAGAAGGCTGGCGGCTCATGATTTTTCGGCGGACATCGACATCCGCTCCCGGGACGAATTGGACGTGCTCGGCCGGGCCATGAAATCCATGGGGCTGGAGTTGGCCCTGCTCTTCTCGGAGATGGAGAGCGAGGTGGGAAAGGCCACCGCCGAGCTGCGGGACAACATGGCCTATCTCTCGGCCATTATCGACAACCTCGCGGACGGCCTGCTGGTGGTGGACGTGAACGGACGGATTTCCGTCATCAATCCGGCCATGCGCGAGTTTTTCGATTTGGGCGACGTGCCTTGCAGCGGAGAGTTCCCCTCCCGATTTTTTCCCGTCGAAGTCACGACCGTGGCCGAGAGAATCCGCCGATGCTCCGGCGAGGTGCTGGCCGCCGAAATTCCGCTGTCCCGGGGACGGACGGGCAAGGCCGTGGGCTCGTCCATTTTTGCCGAGAAGCCTGCCCGTCAGTGCATGGGCGGGGTGCTCCTGGTTCGGGATATCTCCAGGGAGAAGGAGCTGGACCAGCTCAAGACGGATTTCATCTCCACCGTTTCCCACGAGCTGCGGACTCCCATGACCTCTGTGCTCGGTTTTTCCAAGATCATCAGGAAGAAGCTGGAGCAGGCCGTGTTCCCCCTGCTCGCCGGACAAAAGGGCGTGGAGAGGCCCATCAGCCAGGTGCGCGGCAATATGGATATCATCGTGGCCGAGGCCGAGCGGCTGACCGAGCTTATCAACGACGTTCTGGATATCGCCCGCATGGAGGCCGGGGAAATCCGGTGGCGGGACGAGCGCGTGTCCATGGCCGGGGTCCTGAAGCAATCCGTGGAGGCCACCCTTGGTCTGTGGCAGGCCAAGGGGCTTGTCGTGGAAACGGTCGTCGAGGACGGCCTTCCGGATGTGCGGGGCGACCGCGCCCGGCTGGTGCAGGTTGTGGTCAATCTCCTGTCCAACGCGGTCAAGTTCACCGACAGGGGAACGATCCGGTGCGCGGCCGGGCGCGACGGCGACTATGTGCGCGTCTCGGTGGAGGATGAAGGGGCAGGCATCGACATGGACGATCTGCGCATGGTTTTCGACAAGTTCAGGCAGGTGGGCGACACCCTTACCGGCAAGCCCGAGGGCTCGGGGCTGGGACTGCCCATCTGCCGCCAGATAGTGGAACGCCACGGCGGCTCCATTTGGGCCGAGAGCCATGTCGGCAAGGGCAGCGTCTTCACCTTCACCATCCCTGTGGCGGAGGCGAAAGCCCAGTCTGACGGCGAAGCTCCCGTGGCCCCGTTGCCCGGGGTGGAAAGCGCGGTTTGCCGGGCTTGCGGCGAGGTGGTGAAGGAGGCGCGGACCTCGCCGCTGATTCTGGTGGTGGACGACGATCCCTCCCTGCTCGAATATCTTTCCCAGGTTTTCGAGGAGCAGGGATTCGCCGTGTGCGAGGCGCGGAACGGCCAGGACGCCGTGGCCGCGGCCCGTTCGG from Pseudodesulfovibrio thermohalotolerans includes the following:
- a CDS encoding DUF2721 domain-containing protein, whose translation is MQMTVTTPALLFPAISLFMLAFTNRFLSLAARIRTLHDEYRRSPDKSILAQIDNLRTRVRMIRHMQVYGVLSMLACIFAMVCIFQELMLAGQILFGASLLFLIISMLYSFLEIRISIQALDILLQDMEQR
- a CDS encoding ABC transporter substrate-binding protein translates to MWTLIVLCLALSGATARAQDTARYVLGMSAAFTGSSDGLGVELYRGSMAYFNYLNEHGGINGKPVSIRILDDGYQPGPAIDNTIEFLRGEEPLCLFNYVGTPTVTRILPLLKGYSGRRKLLFFPFSGAEPQRELPYGRYVFNLRASYRSELAGLVDRFLRLNRKRLAVFYQADAFGRSGWDGAHRALKSRGFSLVGEATYRRGARFGESMKRQVEILMRANPDAILSIGSYAACAAFIRDARDMGLEAPIANVSFVGSEKLLQLLLDAGRMRGRDYTTNLVNSQVVPSYEDLSLPAVREYRDLMDRYAPEAPELSDRDYAPLRYSFTSFEGFLNAKAMARILEAYDSAPEQGLGAAAESIREADIGIDVPMRFGPDRHQGVDSVYFTIFRDGRFVPMDEGQWRAWQL
- a CDS encoding SIS domain-containing protein; translated protein: MQDARRAMHFRAAPPSCTETIHQEYTTAMCGIASFLSNKKWLETPDIDWLFSLDAAFTEIRETPDLLDAAKPLDELAERFYDLMSFGLHMRLVSDPEALRALSSIRDTLRNLRNAAAVKLEQGPRTDELEGLRETLDDYLWQIEQEVLVNRDRTLSLMPGDLADAPDARDRHFLAWGAEQVLQSIDKLEVRGRDSAGVALAFILPEGADPELALTAEQKQKLADRCSIGNADTRQVLVRKLADGRTACRFLYKVAQLVGQLGDNGAALRDFIRRDDLLWTMSEGLQTLNIIAHTRWASNGIISVPNCHPVDGLVEGDMSTGLEKTMFVLNGDVDNYRTLVEESVLAKGALIPPAISTDAKILPVLFHLGVENKGDAEERFRNVLRRCDGSLAVVMQNLNDFDSQFLAQKGSGQSFYIGRTRDGWLVASEAYGMAARARSSFPVAVHRQGGVSVVLKDTDPEDAIPVARYLDNGEPVELAEEKIEIFSRDIFRGEFTHYIEKEIHEAPDSVRNTLHGKYLKKNGGVEFLPEGFGHGPALVERFRDTEHPIRRIICVGQGTAAVAAMAVAQLLRRTLSGTGISIEPYTGSELIGFMGEERMDDAFLIPVSQSGTTTDTNRVVDLCRDRGAWVNCIVNRRNSPLVQKSDSYIYTSNGRDVEMAVASTKAFYSQIAAGKLLSLWLADILGTLDRPAILGEIESLENLPGRIDRVLETKEAIAEVARKFAPVHRYWALVGNGSNCVAAQEVRIKLSELCYKSIPCDVTEDKKHIDLSTEPLTLVMASDLPEMVVTDTVKETTIFKAHNGSPIVFCAEDEDRFDAVAEATIKVPRVGGGLDFVLETVAGHWWGVSAAKAIDAHAEPFRQARALIAEMLEDTARFDRGKLLVSLNKCNERIASGATDSALPARVASSLANYMLWLVNQSEAICATEARLADILTVLNKAIEEMTRPIDTIRHQAKTVTVGISRPQG
- a CDS encoding ATP-binding protein, producing the protein MATLRGMSLFKKTGLVTFCLFGIISGLTSVLAAWTLYGMMTKEYLSKGTAIAQSIAGASQDVLLNRDAATIQSMIDQYLDIEGVAYVFVVDADGLVISHTFVPEFPALLRDVKGFRHEIAITSLEIEPYGRVLDVSAPVLGGMAGHVHVGMGRELILAYFWGVLLKMQGLLFIVFWVCVGILYLMMRRISRPLGQLTDYARRLAAHDFSADIDIRSRDELDVLGRAMKSMGLELALLFSEMESEVGKATAELRDNMAYLSAIIDNLADGLLVVDVNGRISVINPAMREFFDLGDVPCSGEFPSRFFPVEVTTVAERIRRCSGEVLAAEIPLSRGRTGKAVGSSIFAEKPARQCMGGVLLVRDISREKELDQLKTDFISTVSHELRTPMTSVLGFSKIIRKKLEQAVFPLLAGQKGVERPISQVRGNMDIIVAEAERLTELINDVLDIARMEAGEIRWRDERVSMAGVLKQSVEATLGLWQAKGLVVETVVEDGLPDVRGDRARLVQVVVNLLSNAVKFTDRGTIRCAAGRDGDYVRVSVEDEGAGIDMDDLRMVFDKFRQVGDTLTGKPEGSGLGLPICRQIVERHGGSIWAESHVGKGSVFTFTIPVAEAKAQSDGEAPVAPLPGVESAVCRACGEVVKEARTSPLILVVDDDPSLLEYLSQVFEEQGFAVCEARNGQDAVAAARSAMPDLITMDIMMPDMNGCEAIARLRAMPETRDIPILVITALSGTEAEVGDISLVKPVDEAAVLGSARALLYGSSCGDSCLVLGGREDCDLDGLRALCSGEVAFVAPDDFWHLVENGFKGTVFIPPTAADKVDLERLTGIDGVSAVILPPTACDN